From Lolium perenne isolate Kyuss_39 chromosome 5, Kyuss_2.0, whole genome shotgun sequence, a single genomic window includes:
- the LOC127301552 gene encoding uncharacterized protein isoform X2 — translation MDDDLVAAEALQLEEVLRLSAHSCMTACAVCRQMIISVEASWKPENCDHVICIDCFATHTTEAVATEVPKCPVATCKYHFEPRIHEVMDVDDDDVLRELGQCSSGTPICAVCRLIIVSPEASWKPENCDHIICIACFAIHTSEGSKCPVACCGTLLKPEVIDVVDDNGDAGSSTSVRVMDKGKGKQPCSDMLQEFGQCCHSGGVMVIDDFYCTICMEEVPAIECFPIGGCTHIFCVSCVRQYIAAKVEENVLSIGCPDPGCKDGSLHPEECRDVIPTPLFQRWGAALCDMAFGTLKFYCPFNDCSKLLIDDHRDGDAAITNVECPHCSRMFCAQCKVPWHDGVDCAEFQRLGEDERGREDLLLRKVAQKSKWQRCPKCKMYVERVEGCVYIVCRCSHRFCYLCGSAMVKGNHHCSKCKRTW, via the exons ATGGATGATGACTTGGTGGCAGCCGAAGCTCTGCAGCTTGAAGAAGTCCTCCGACTCTCAGCGCACTCCTGTATGACGGCCTGTGCAGTTTGCAGACAGATGATCATATCGGTGGAAGCATCATGGAAGCCTGAAAATTGTGATCATGTCATCTGCATTGATTGTTTTGCCACACACACAACCGAGGCGGTGGCCACCGAGGTGCCCAAGTGCCCGGTTGCTACTTGCAAGTATCACTTTGAGCCACGGATACATGAAGTTATGGATGTAGACGACGATGATGTGCTGCGAGAGCTCGGCCAATGTTCCAGCGGCACGCCGATCTGTGCAGTTTGCAGGCTGATAATTGTATCACCGGAGGCATCCTGGAAACCTGAAAACTGTGATCATATCATCTGCATTGCCTGCTTCGCCATACACACATCTGAGGGTTCCAAGTGCCCGGTTGCCTGCTGTGGAACTCTGCTCAAGCCAGAGGTCATTGATGTTGTTGATGATAACGGTGATGCAGGCAGCTCGACCTCGGTCAGAGTAATGGACAAAGGTAAAGGCAAGCAACCATGCAGTGACATGCTGCAAGAGTTCGGCCAATGTTGCCACTCTGGGGGCGTGATGGTCATCGACGACTTCTACTGCACTATCTGCATGGAGGAAGTGCCAGCCATAGAGTGTTTCCCCATCGGCGGGTGCACACACATATTCTGTGTCAGCTGCGTGAGGCAGTACATCGCTGCGAAGGTGGAAGAGAACGTGTTGTCCATCGGCTGCCCAGACCCAGGCTGCAAGGACGGCTCGTTGCACCCGGAGGAGTGCCGGGATGTGATCCCTACTCCGCTGTTCCAGCGGTGGGGAGCCGCACTCTGTGACATGGCGTTCGGGACGCTCAAGTTCTACTGTCCCTTCAATGACTGCTCGAAGCTGCTGATCGACGATCACCGGGACGGGGACGCGGCCATAACCAATGTGGAGTGCCCCCACTGCTCCCGGATGTTCTGTGCGCAGTGCAAGGTGCCGTGGCACGACGGTGTGGACTGCGCCGAGTTCCAGCGGCTCGGTGAGGACGAGCGCGGCCGCGAGGACCTGCTGCTGAGGAAGGTCGCGCAGAAGAGCAAGTGGCAGAGGTGCCCCAAGTGCAAGATGTACGTCGAGAGGGTGGAAGGCTGTGTGTACATCGTCTGCAG GTGCAGCCACCGCTTCTGCTACCTGTGCGGCTCTGCAATGGTGAAGGGCAACCATCATTGCAGCAAGTGCAAGCGCACGTGGTGA